CACCTCAACTAGTTTAACTCCACACTCAGCCCACTGTGTGTCTGCTGACTGAACTCTAATTTCAGACAGAAAGTGTGACAGAAATTGAGCTATACTTAATTAATTCTGTACACATAAGGGCACTGAGAGCcttgtttttagttttctactGGCTTGCAGCTCTGCTGCGGGCAGTGAGCTGTGTGAGTCTCCTGTTCCAGCGGCTTAGACTGAAACTTGAAGGGCAGTtccatgtatttttcaaaataccTGCCCAGTTacgtggttaagatgtaaacaaattcatgagATGTGCAATActcaattctagagaaacttacggAATTTCTCacagtgatgataggaaccagatttATTTAGTGTTATATACCTCCAATAGCAACCTAGCAAGAAAATTTGTATATGTTAAATGGTTATGTTACAAATATGCCGCAtgatacctgagacattgttttttgaTCGTTTGAGACCaggttttggcctgaaatgtgttttgtaaaACCACAATAATGGCAGGGAGGTACATACAGTGCTGAAAGATATTCTTTCTGCCAATCTTTGTTGCTACAGGTCAAAGGCATGCCCAGCAGACTGCTTGTAAAGCTGACGAACTTTAGACCTACACCACTCAAATGCTGATGATTAGGTACTGACATGCTGATTAAGATTTAAGCGAAGTTTCCCCATTCCCCAATTGATTTGTAATAAGATGGTCTCTTCTACTTTCACGTGATCCCTAACTTTCTTCTATTTCAGCCCAAGAATGGCTTCTGGAATGCAGGAAAAACAGTACACTCCATCCCTGTTAAGCTTTTTCATCTATAACCCTAAGTTTGGACCACGAGAGGGAGAGGTATGAGCTGTTTCCACTTTCAAAACAGTTTTATAAGGAGATCTGCTCTGTATTTGTCATGTGATTTTGTTGTAATAAATGTTGCTTTATAAAACAGAACCACAACTAATTTAGGATGTTTTAGAAATGCCAACAAGAATAGCTTGTGATTAATCAGAAAATCTGAACTCTAGAGATTTATCATATGACAAAATGAGAACTGTTGAAGTCATTTGACATGTCAGTGACAATTGAAATAAAGTTATGTTAACAAGTGCCAGTTCATGCTACATTTTAGTTCAAGAGGAGCACCACAGTATAAGCAAAATTAGTGATGACCTTTGCTAGTTATGTAATTTAAGAGGCCACTGGTGGCTTGTTTGTTCAAATGACTGGTTATGTGTCCTgtaggaagaaaaaaagatctTATTTTACCATCCCAGTGAAGTGGAGAAGAATGAAAAGATCCGCAATGTTGGACTCTGTGAGGCCATAGTTCAGTTTACTAGGTGAGCATTGTGTGCAGTATTTATAAGCCATGTAACCCTATGAGGTGCAGAATAAACTAAGAATTGGGACTTTGACTGAGAATGTCACTCGGTATTTCAGTAATATTGATTGATAATGacaacaatataaacatttagaTTGCAGATTCTGCTATGTATTAAGTCGCAGTGATCATCATCTGTTCACTTGTGAAGCCACTGTattagtttattttgtttatgttttggtAATCATGTAGTacagggtttctcaacctgtgGGCTGTGGACCGAACCACCCACTTGTGGTCTTTGGGCCTATGCTAAGGGGAAGcgagcaattttttttttctttgtaataaAATCAAGGGAAAAATGTTTCCAAAGGGCAAACAATATTAATACAAGCCCTGCAGTAACAAAGTGAGTTATACTCCCCAAACATTTCACCCTTACAATCACGAGTGAAGCCTAAATTGCATGGCAGAAACATTCAGCTTAATTTAATATTCTGCCTGATTTTTTTGGTATAAAACAAGCTTGTATTGGCCTAATCTGTTGATATTTTATGTCCAGGAATAACCGCTTTATAACATGTACCATTTGATGCTTCTAGGACCTTTTGTCCCACAAAGCCAGCAAAGTCCCTTCACACTCAGAAAAACAGGCAATTCTTCCACGAGCCAGAGGAGAATTTCTGGATGGTCATGGTACGTGAGCAAAAGCCTCTTtatagcatatatatatgtgtgtgtatatgtatatatgtatatgtatatatgtatatgtattttattaaaattaataatgCAACTTGTAGTCGTTTGTGAACAATTTAGATGCCTTTTTCCTAATAAGGTTGGGAGCAATAGGTAAGTTTATCAATAAATATCCCTGTTTTGTCTTTTAAGGTTGTACGGAATCCAATGATAGAAAAGCCCAGCAAGGATGGGAAGCCGGCAACTATAGAATACCAAGAAGAGGAGATTCTCGTTCGTATTTTTCTTgaagttttgtttgttgtggCAAACCCTATTTCCACCCAGTCTTTTTGAATGTCTCAcactttttctctgtatatctTACCATGAACAAGTATGACAGcattttttacttctttcttaAAGGACTCTGTGTATGGGGCAGTATTGCGGCAGTGCTACAGCATGTATAAGGTAAATTTCATTTGATATACCCCTGATTCTAAAGTCCCTTATTTTGTAAGTTGAGTTTGTTTTCTTAGTCAAAGTTACATGTTCCTGTGTCCTTGTTTTTATCTCCAGCTCTTCAATGGAACTTTCAGCAGGGCATTTGAGGCTGGTGGAGTGGAGCTACTTAGGCAAAAGCTGGAAAAGTTCTTCTACAGGGTAAGATAAATAAACATAAGGTAAATAAACTATTAATTGAGAACATAATCCTCACCACATTAGTCACCAAGttgtgtgagggtgtgtattgtgtgtttagtgtgagtaGTGTGTTATCGTTGCTGTTGTAATAGCCTATCTAAAATAGAAACGTTTTAGATGAGAAGAAAAGACACTGTTTACCTTAAATGTACGTTAAAgtgctacatttttcttgtgttaatatttgtgtgattttatgtaccagAAATTGTTGTAATTAATTtatacatgatcattttccaacctcttctTATCTCTTtattaaacagtgtttttttgttaGTGTCCTTTTAAGACTggtataaaataaatgaactctGATTCTGATAGTCCTGTAAAatgcctcattaaaaaaaacactctttaGAACTTCAGTATGAACAGGCAGGACTAAACTAATGTAGGCTGTATAGGCAGATAGATGTAAATAAGTTGGTTCTAGTGACATCACAGATACAGTGAGTTCAAAGTGGAAAGTTATGGCATTTTGAAtctgtttacatactacattaaactcttGTTTAGGAAAAAAACAAGGAGTGAAAGTTTCACTGTCtgtgatatgggctctttaaactaataatattttattccaagtgattttggattatttttattGGTCTAGTTGTCATGCAGTGTTCACACAATGACAAGGTAGCTAGCATTCTGAAAcagtatatgtttttttttcaggttttaatGACATTCACACTTTGTATTAgattttattgatattattcAATTCCATACTGGAAAATAAAAAGTAGTATAGCAGTAAGATTGCTGTGTTTTGACAGCTCATTATTGTGACCCCTGCTCAGGAATATGATTGACCTCCCAGCAAACTGTAGCTTTAattttcttctcttctattAGCAGCACAGTCCACAGTCTCATCTGTACAGAACAGATGAGAACAGTCTTATCAGTCTTCTGGTTCAAATTTCCCCACTGAAGGAATCATGCTTACTCACCCGTTTGAATAATTCACCTCAGGTTAGGGGAAACCCTCCTCGTCACCTCCTCCCAAACCTGAGCCCTGGCCTAGTGCTCTCAGTGAAAGTGTAATGTGTTCCCAAGGTGAAATGTCAATGACTGCTGTGCAAAGTCACACCAGTACAGCTTCTCAGTGTTCCCCATCATCAAATTACGTGAGGCTCATCTATACTTCACCATAATCACTTGCAGGCATTACAAGTTTTTCTATTTGTGTTAGATACTTCTAGAATCCAGGATTATAGTGTGGTTGTTAATCTTGTATATGCAGTTCTGGAAAGTATGTATCAGTGGCTGCTCCTTAAAAGAGCATGATTCacttgttgagatgtaaacaaggccactttttattgtgaaatgttttattgtagAAAAATTTACCTCCTTGGaattctttgcagtggtggtgatagggacCAGGGATCGCAATGTCTGCAACATAAGTATAACCTTATTATTTACTggccaaaatgaccagtgaacctgcatataatttttaatgtaatgttgataatgatataatggtgataaatctgaaaaaagttttgtttttgggACCATTTTGTCTTACATTGCCCTTCGtgtacctttttaaaaatgcattttaggccCAAAATTCTTCTCATAATGGCTGTGAAAAATGTCTTCACATGTCTTCAAAATGTCTGACATCAGGCAGCTTTTTATGGCTATATCTTGTAATAACTTTAGGGAGCTtgtagaggcattaaatgcttccaATGTCTGATTCCCATTACCACTTCTTTGAACAATCCTAACTTGGGAAGTCTCTCTAGGATGGAGTATTTTATGTTAAACCACTCTAACATTGCTTACAtcttaattatgtaattatgcatgaattttgaaaaattggtgaaattccctGAACACATTTTGAAGCACTTTGTTTTCAGGTTTGCTTCATGGATAGTATCATTATTGTGTTTAATGCAGGCGTGGCTTACTAGCTTGCATGCTTAGcttactgtgtgtttgtgcttacTCTAGTACCTGCAAACACTGCACCTTCAGTCATGTGATCTGCTGGATGTGTTTGGGGGGATCAGCTTCTTCCCTCTGGACAAAATGACCTACTTGAAGATCCAGTCTTTTGTCAACAGAGTAGAGGAGAGTTTGAGCTTGGTGAAATACACAGCCTTCCTCTACAATGACCAGCTTATATGGTATGTTGAAGAAATGCACTCATTACTGCTTAGAATGTACTTTAAATAAGTTCAACACTGCAAggtgaaggtcacaggcattcagtatTGTTTTTTTGGCCATGCCCTTTACAGACAGAAATTGCTCCAGATTCCctaatatttttataatgttatggactgtagatggtgAAATCCCTCAATTCCTTGCATTTGTGCATTTGGAAATGTTGTTCTTGCACTGTTCACTCACACAGTTTTTCACAAAGTAGTAAAATGCCCCTTTTGTACCCAATTAGGATAGCGTCACCTGTTTACCTGAGGCAGCttcagaaatattttaatattcctCAAATTACTTTGCCCCTGCCCTGCTGTTGTCTTCTAAAGTGATTAATTTACAAGAGaactaaaaaaacacacatttaatgtgttaatgaaaccagatgttttttcatgtcattttgggccatttttttggtccattcatcataaaatacacattacctgaggactgggaaactacagctaaggtggtgagagaaactggcaagaatgtgttgggtgtttcgtctggtcagaggaaagaagacaaggaaagttggtggtggaatgaggaagtccaggagagtattcagaagaagaaggcagctaagaaaaagtgggataaccagagagatgaaggaagtaggcaggagtactgtgaggctagtcgcatagcgaaaagaatggtggcaaaggcaaaggctcaggcctatgatgagctgtatgagaggctggacagtaaagaacgagtaaaggacttgtttggctaaacagagagaatgagctggaaaggatgtacagcaggttaggctgataaaggatagagagggaaatgtactagtgagtgaacagagagtgatgagtagatggaaggagtattttgaagaactaatgaatgaggaaaacgagagagagaggaggacaacggggggagagatagtggatcaggaagtgcagagaattagtaaagtggaagtgagggcagctttaaaaaggatgaagaatggaaaggcagttggtccagatgacatacctgtggaggtatggagatgtttaggggagaaggcagtggactttttaaccaggttgtttaacaaaatcctggagagtgagaggatgcctgatgagtggagaagcagtgtattggtccccatttttaagaacaaggatgatgtgcagagctgcagtaactaagaggtataaagttgatgagccacaccatgaaggtatgggaaagagttgttgaagcaaggctaaggcgagaggttcagatcagtgagcagcagtttggtttcatgcccagaaagagtaccacagatgcaatttttgcattgagagtgttggtagagaagtacagagaaggtcagaaggagctacattgtgtctagtggatctagagaaggcatatgatagggtgccaagagaggaactgtggtactgtatgaggaagtcaggtgtagctgaaaagtatgttagggtggtgcaggacatgtatgaggatagtgagacagtggtgaggtgtgcagttggagtgacaaatggtttcaaggtgaaggtagggttacatcagggatcagctttgagccccttcttgtttgcaatggtgatggacaggttgacagatgaggtcaggcaggaggcttcatggaccatgatgtttgcagatgacattgtaatctgtggtgagagtagagagcaggtggaagagaatctggagaggtggaggtttgcactggagaggagaggaatgaaggtcagtagaaaCAAGATgcaatacatgtgtgtgaatgagagggaggcaggtggaaaggtgaagatgcaaggagtagaggtcgtaaaggtggatgtcaaccatccagagcaatggacagtgtagaaaagaggtgaagaagagggtgcaggcaggatggagtgggtggagactggcgtcagggctgatgtgtgacagaaggatagcagcaagagtgaaagggaaggtttacaagacagtagtgcctcctgctatgatgtatggtttggacactgtggctctgtctaaaagacaggaggttgagctggaggtggcggagatgaagatgctgagattttcattgggagtgacaaggatggacaagattagaaatgagcagatcagagggacagtgaaggtggagcagcttggagataaagccagagaggccaggttgagatggtttggacatgtgttgaggaggaatagtagatatattgggcaaagaatgttggagatggagctaccgggtagaaggagaagaggtagaccttagagaaggtttatggatgtagttaaggtggacatggagatggttggtgtgaaagtagaggaggcagtggatagggcaagatggagggcagatgatccgctgtggacCCCTAAAgcgagcagccgaaagaagaagatcataaaatacacatacacacaatgtaaaagacaacaggcattttaaacTTGTGTCAGAAACTGAATAATTACAAAAAGAGTTACCAAGtaactaatatttttttttaacaacccaaattccaatgaagttgggacgttgtgtaaaacaaataaaaacagaatacgatgatttgcaaatccttttcaacctatattcaattgaatacactacagagacaagatatttaatgttcaaacggataaacttttttttttttgcaaatattcactcattttgaatatgatgcctgcaacacgttccaaagaagttgggacaggggcaacaaaacactgggaaagttgaggaatgctgaaaaaacacatgtttggaacattccacaggtgaacaggttaattggaaacaagtgagtgtcatgattgggtataaagggagcatccctgaaaggctcagtcgttcacaagcaaggatgtggcGAGGTTCAAAACTTTGTGAataactgcatgagcaaatagtccaatagtttaagaacaacgtttctcaatgtgcaattgcaaggaatttagggatttcaacATCtccagtccataatatcatcaacagattcagagaatgtggagaaatctctgcaagtaagtggtaagccagaaaaccaacattgaatgcccgtgatcttcaatccctcaggggGCACTGCATTATAAACCCAcgtcattctgtaacggatattaccacatgggctcaggaacacttcagaaaaccactgtcagtgaacacagttcgtcgctccatctacaagtgcaagttaaaactctgccatgcaaagcgaaagccacatatcaacaacacccagaaacgctgccggcttctctgggcctgagctcgtCTGAGATGGagtgacacaaagtggaaaagtgttctgtggtctgacgagtccacatttcaaactgttttcggaaatcatggacgtcatgtcctctgggccaaagaggaaaaggactgtccggattgttatcagtgcaaatttcaaaagccagcatctctgatgttatgggggtgtgttagtgggtaacttgcacatctgtgaaggcaccattaatgctgaaaggtacatacaggttttggagcaacatatgctgccatccaagcaacgtgtTTTTCAGgaacgtccctgcttatttcagcaagacaatgccaagccacattctgcacgtgttacaacagcgtggctttgtagtaaaagagtgtgggtactagactgacctgcctgcagttcagacctgtctcccattgaattGTGTGGTGTATTATGAaacgcaaaatacgacaacggagaccatagactgttgagcaacttaagttgtacatcaagcaagaatgggaaagaattccacctacaaagctttaacaattagtgtcctcagttcccaaatgcttactgagtgttgttaaaaggaaaggtggtaAACAGTggtcccaacttctttagaacatgttgcaggtatcaaattcaaaatgagtgaatatttgccaaaagcaataaagtttatctgtttgaacattaaatatcttgtctttgtattttattcatttgaatataggttgaaaaggatttgcaaatcattgtattctgtttttatttatgttttccacAACGTTcattccaacttcattggaatttgggttgtaATAATAGGCTGTGTTCTGTTGATTCATATATATTTCTTTGTAGGAGTGGGCTGGAGCAAGATGACATGCGTATTCTTTACAAATACCTGACGACTTCGCTTTTCCCCAGACATACAGAACCTGAGGTATGAACATTTTCAAACCTTGCCTTTTATACTTTGATAGATcattatgtaaaatgtatgtCTCTCACTGCTATTAGACTTTACTAATCAGAGGTAGGTAGTAAGTTGTATTTACTTAGTTACATGTACTCAAATTTCCAAGTCATAATACACTTATTTAGTATATTTGTGAGGAAAGAAATCTACCTTTTGCTCCTTTATATTTTACAATTACAGTTTCTTTTTGATTCCCATTTTATGCTTGTGACAGCATTTGTGCTTTGTGATGAATCATACCTCTGACTTTTGAGGTTTACCTTTTGTTTTAGATAAAAAGTGCAtcaaaaagaaattaaataacCTCAGTTTCCCTGCAGATAAAATGTTGGATGAACTGAACAGTTCCACTGTAgtagttttttttactttttactttgtaCTACTCAAGTTGTTCTTTGGAAAAATACTTTTAAGTTAGCAGTTTTCAAACAGCAGGGGAGATCTAAAGTTTCAGCAGGAACATTGTTAAATTGCACAgtgtaagatttttttgttgtagGTGAttgccctgtaaagcctgaaataaggTAAAAGTTAGAGGCATTGGGTCggatttcagtttttcagacatCATATGTCTTCATGTGttaacatcacatgcacacactcatgtttgatgtttaggtctcaaaaaAAGCCACCCACAAAAGGGGCAATGACTAAAAAGAAACATTCATGGTTTCTCTGTTCCATCTTGTTCCATCTTGTGGCAACTGGATCAGTTTTGTCGAGTCAAGGAATGCTTGAAACTGCAGGATGAAGAACAGGATTAAAAACCACCACATTAGTGGAATGCTTGCTGAATTCTAATTTAGTGTCACTCATCAGTgattgtatgtttttgtgtttgattttgCAGCTTGCAGGCAGGGACTCTCCTTTGAGGCCAGAGGTGGCAGGGAATCTATTGCATTATGGGAGGTAAGTGGAGTGTCTTCAGCACTGATCCTTACTTGTATTGGATTGAGGGGTCAGGGACACTAGGCTTGGTCAGTGAAGCCCAGCTCAGATAGACTACCTGTGATCAGGTAGCTTAACAGTAATTGAAGTGCTTTTGGTGGCAGGCAGACAACAGTGAGCCCCGAACACAACAGTGTTCCAGTTAATTCTGTAACTAATGCTGGATTATAGATCAGCAGTTGTGCCAGCAGAGTGTATGTTGCACTTTACTGACAGTAGGTGTGCACCAGCCTGGCAGAGCCTTTGCTCTTATCAAGCAGCCTGATTaaagtgaagtttgtttctttaattttgtttaGTTTGGTTACAagtctaatgtagctaacaagtaatggaagcttcaTGCAAAGTTTATGAGGCacgtgtgtgatgatttaggcatgcatttTGCAAGAACCTAATTGGTAGAGTATAAGCTTCCCTTACTTGTTTGCAACATTATCCTTCTAGCACCagtgaaaaactacaaaaaactTGAGAttaagaaatataaatatatcatgaaaaccagcacatttacGTTTATCCATTTACTACAGCCTACAGCGGATTAGTCCTATTCATTCATGAAGAAGGTATAAGTAGTGTTTTAGCCCAGatttccttttttaatgagACACAGATAATTAGAACAGAAGATTTACCtacatcagttttaaaggcacagtaagaaaATCAGTCTGTTTGACCTTTTcaatttttaattaaagttaggtttggaaatggttgtgTGAAACTAAGTATGATAGTTTTTGATATATGAAGTCGCATAATCCCAATAAGAagacttgaaaaaaaaatgcaagaaaaatggtaaaatatggGTCCTTTCCCTCTGAGAGCAAGGAGCTGATTGGATATGAGCCTGATAGTCAGCTGCTGAATGGAATCAGGTTTGTTGGAATTCTTAAACTGTGCAGGACCAAGTGGAGGATTAAGAAATGTGTGTTCAAATCTTATGCAGTGTCAGGGAACAgtgactgcatgtgtgtgctcTACAAACATTATGCTAACATTACCTGAACCAACTCTAAGGTGTCATGTGAGACTGGGTGGAAGTCGACCCCTGAGAGTGGCTATGAAGATAATGTAGCATGAATGTTAGTTagccacacatacactcacacactagtAATCAGCGGATTGAACAATTCCTCTACAAAACCATCTGGTCAGAAGGTGATTACAGGCCAGTAGAGTCACGTCTCTGTAAATATTAGACCAGTGCCTGAGAAAATAAATTATTCTCTAGATTCTATATAAAAAAGTTTTAgttgtgtgttgttattgttacatGTACAATAGACCATTGTAGTTGTGCGTCATTATGTAGTCctcgttatgcccatattagccccatttctctatggccagaatgaatagggttttcaAAAAGTTGCCTCTGTCTCACCTCGTGTTAAATTCAAATCTTCAGAACTCGATAATGTTtgtcctgtgttcatttttctcctgaatACCACTGGATCCTATGAACTACGAGGTCATACAgagctataatactaatattgctacatgcgAGCTAAAGCAACTGATCTACCTTATCTAAATGTTCTACCGCAGCACATAATTACAGGTATACTTGTAAATAAAACCTCTGGGTGGAGTTGATAGGCTGAAACTCCTTATACTACCCCTGTTAAAACTACGAGGCtgaatttagatttttttttcttcagcttcttacaccttaaatggtgcagaggCTGTGAGTATCCATCCTAAACATTAGCAAATgacaaaatactgacctgttacttcggtaaaacaacaaaaataagttaatgttactCAGCTGTTAAGCGGAAATAGAGAAACCTCCTCATATCATGTCTTTCAAccctccatgaagctgaagtcagcgtCTTTTTCCCCGGctgcttgttcgaattttccagttccaccttttaTCAGCGGTGAGCAGTGATTATTAAGCTCAGTCTGTACTGGATTAGCCCGAGTGCAGGTAACATTATGTTTGTAGATCTTTTCACATCAAGCTAAACGGATTTTGTTCTGACTTCATTTCCCCTCAGTCTGTACATGCATACTACCAAAAGCCACTTAAGGAGGCTGCCAGTCAAATGACGTGAATTCAGTGCGgagtagctttagctcacatgtagcaatattcgtatttcaactctttaacaacctcataattcagaggatccagtggtattcAGGAGAAGAATGTTCACAAGACAAAACATATCGGGTTCTGGACATTTTTATTTAGCACAGGGTGCGATAGAGGTGATTTTTTGGAAAACCCTGTTCATTCTGTCCATAGGGAAATGGGGCTCAGACCTGGAGTACCTAATATGGCCATAAGAACATAGCACCAACTACAAAATGACAAcacgactacagtggtctatactgtgcaaaaaagaccatcctttcatttatttaattactggTTAAAATTGCCATTAAGTCCATGTAActcatcaggaaaaaagcaggaagcataacagaaaattacacagaagcgtcaacatttacatttttttttttatttattatgtccaccagttgcctttattacaacttGATTTCTggttttcaaataaatctgcagggatatttttacatGCCTccaattttctgcttcttatgacAAAAACAGTCCTGATTACAAATGTAGACTCTGGTGATCTAGTTCATAGTAGcttcttttttgtttagttcacagctacacatccattcAAACTCCTAGcattttcttctcacagtggaaagatggacagaaacccctgtagaattttattttgatctgaatcaagagtggagcttgattttctcctctctctcaaagacgaaagcatTAAGTACTGTTCATTTGATGGTGAccgttttggtggtcttccagGTCTTGCGTGGTTGTAAGGAGTTCCATTTTCTGTATACTTTTTAATCAATTTTTTAAccccagttttggaaacttgtgTTTTTTCCCTACCTATTTTTCTCAGACTTTCTCAGTCGTTATGCAAATGTATTATcatatatctaatcttctcagaaatatctcctttagccattttagataCACATGAGAAGGCAGCTGATTTTAGGTAGTtgaatgtgtgaatgtatatgtcacTCTAAAGAGGAACATGAACATATGTTTCCTGtgtattgatttattttcccTGACACTACACAATGAATTGCATGGCTATTTTGCCTGACAAAAGTATGTGTGAATAAGAATATTTGCAATTTTATGAAGTTTGTATAAATTTTGTCTGTCTCAAACAGAAATAGACTCTGTGCTctatatattaatttttttttacttttgtcatTGTACATATTCAGTGGTATAGTATAATACAACATGCTTGAGCTGCTTCTGTGATGCATAAACATTAAGACAAGGACATGAGTGTGCATGTACTAGTGGAATGACAGacaatatgtata
This portion of the Pygocentrus nattereri isolate fPygNat1 chromosome 13, fPygNat1.pri, whole genome shotgun sequence genome encodes:
- the ccz1 gene encoding vacuolar fusion protein CCZ1 homolog, whose protein sequence is MLMISPRMASGMQEKQYTPSLLSFFIYNPKFGPREGEEEKKILFYHPSEVEKNEKIRNVGLCEAIVQFTRTFCPTKPAKSLHTQKNRQFFHEPEENFWMVMVVRNPMIEKPSKDGKPATIEYQEEEILDSVYGAVLRQCYSMYKLFNGTFSRAFEAGGVELLRQKLEKFFYRYLQTLHLQSCDLLDVFGGISFFPLDKMTYLKIQSFVNRVEESLSLVKYTAFLYNDQLIWSGLEQDDMRILYKYLTTSLFPRHTEPELAGRDSPLRPEVAGNLLHYGRFLTGPANLKDPEAKFRFPRIFVNTEDSYEELHLIVYKAMSAAVCFMINASVELTREFCEQLDALVGPQLTLLASDICEQYNINRRISGPEKEPQFKFIYFNHMNLAEKSTIHMRKTASVSLTSVHPDLMKILGDINCDFARVDEDEEIIVKAMTDYWVVGKKSDQRELYVILNQKNANLIEVNEEVKRLCATQFNNIFFLD